In Elaeis guineensis isolate ETL-2024a chromosome 1, EG11, whole genome shotgun sequence, a genomic segment contains:
- the LOC105038161 gene encoding uncharacterized protein has translation MSSGGAGFRSRVEHYLYSGDKKHVLAGIAVISVVFSIPWFLMNRGSKHQSHQDYMEKANQARSERLSSGQSSLE, from the exons ATGAGCAGCGGCGGCGCGGGGTTCAGGTCCCGAGTGGAGCACTACCTCTATAGCGGCGATAAGAAGCATGTTCTCGCCGGCATCGCCGTCATCTCCGTAGTCTTCAGCATCCCGTGGTTCCTCATGAATCGAG GATCAAAGCATCAGTCCCACCAAGATTACATGGAAAAAGCTAATCAAGCTCGGAGTGAACGGCTTTCTTCTGGTCAATCATCTCTTGAATGA